The following coding sequences are from one Musa acuminata AAA Group cultivar baxijiao chromosome BXJ1-6, Cavendish_Baxijiao_AAA, whole genome shotgun sequence window:
- the LOC135582156 gene encoding probable WRKY transcription factor 75, with protein MENYPLRFPSQQPSASFSTPCLSLLPTDMIGDIQVFDTLQGGNSAGFLRSKDEVEVPTSQGYGAYQLMESFAGSRENEEKPSKKKEKKVKKPRYAFQTRSHVDVLDDGYRWRKYGQKAVKNNRFPRSYYKCTHQGCSVKKQVQRLSRDEGIVVTTYEGVHTHPTEKPHDNFQDILNQMQIYSNF; from the exons ATGGAGAACTACCCACTCCGGTTTCCCTCACAGCAACCTTCTGCTTCGTTTTCTACTCCATGTCTCTCCCTCTTGCCGACCGACATGATCGGCGACATCCAAGTCTTTGACACTCTCCAAGGTGGCAACTCAGCTGGTTTCTTGAGGTCCAAGGATGAGGTCGAGGTCCCGACCTCCCAAGGCTATGGAGCTTACCAGTTGATGGAATCCTTCGCTGGATCGAGGGAGAACGAGGAGAAGCCTagcaaaaagaaggagaagaaggtgaAGAAGCCGCGATACGCCTTCCAAACTCGGAGCCATGTTGATGTACTCGATGATGGCTATCGCTGGAGGAAGTATGGGCAGAAGGCAGTGAAGAATAACAGGTTCCCTAg AAGCTACTACAAATGCACGCATCAAGGTTGCAGCGTGAAGAAGCAGGTTCAACGCCTGTCAAGGGATGAAGGCATTGTGGTGACAACCTACGAGGGAGTGCACACTCATCCCACGGAAAAACCGCATGACAACTTCCAAGATATTCTGAATCAAATGCAAATCTACTCCAACTTTTAG
- the LOC135677664 gene encoding early nodulin-like protein 18: MTNRASMAAIGITALFMVVSFTTSAGDSPPAPPYTNHTVGGAAGWFFNSTSNSSVTNYSDWASTQNFFLGDYLIFNTDSSNTVIQTLNATTYARCNFTDDNGDDTTFYYDGGAVPEAGVTVPVALTDEGVTYFFSAADGGAQCLQGMRFRITVAHGRGLPPSLNQPPPPPFIEVAPPPPEIMVSPSISRGHAFHARAPLVLGIFVGILCFLRSA, translated from the exons ATGACCAACAGAGCATCTATGGCGGCGATAGGCATTACTGCCCTGTTCATGGTGGTCAGCTTCACCACCTCGGCCGGCGATTCCCCTCCTGCGCCGCCCTACACCAACCACACAGTCGGCGGCGCAGCTGGGTGGTTCTTCAACTCCACCTCCAACTCCTCCGTCACCAACTACTCCGACTGGGCCTCCACCCAGAACTTCTTCCTGGGCGACTACCTCA TTTTCAATACGGACTCGAGCAACACGGTGATCCAGACGCTGAACGCGACCACCTACGCCCGCTGCAACTTCACCGACGACAACGGCGACGACACGACCTTCTACTACGACGGCGGAGCGGTCCCGGAGGCGGGCGTGACGGTGCCGGTGGCGCTGACGGACGAAGGCGTAACCTACTTCTTCTCCGCCGCCGACGGAGGAGCGCAGTGCCTACAGGGCATGCGGTTCCGGATCACGGTGGCGCACGGCCGGGGACTTCCGCCATCGCTCAaccagccgccgccgccgccgttcaTCGAGGTCGCCCCTCCACCGCCGGAGATAATGGTGAGCCCCAGCATCAGCCGCGGGCACGCGTTCCACGCCCGGGCCCCACTCGTGCTGGGCATTTTTGTGGGCATTCTCTGTTTCCTTAGGAGCGCGTAA
- the LOC135675399 gene encoding protein NRT1/ PTR FAMILY 8.3-like, which produces MRIRRFLSTARNNRGRWITTTLHADLSGAHAVHFCCLLCLPLRKLSHVSVFGRIILFSLYRACVFRGLKSPRTLDSGICEELSMEPAEGEQTSSLEEDLLLPENVNNGPYTGDGSVDMQGNPIPKDGTGNWKACPFILANECCERLAYYGISTNLVTYLKKKFHEANVSAARKVTTWQGTCYMTPLIGAILADAYWGRYRTIAVFSTIYFIGLATLTLSATVPAFKPPPCVGSVCPKASAVQYAILFIGLYSIALGTGGIKPCVSSFGADQFDDTDEDEGRRKQSFFDWFYLSISIGALISSSFLVWVQDTCGWGWGFGIPTVFLGLAICSFSLGTSLYRFQKPGGNPLSRMCQVIVASFRKRKVDVPDDSSLLHEVRGDAPAIEGNRQLKHTDDLKFLDKAATTTDLDGENGNSINPWRLCTVTQVEELKILTRMLPVWATTIVFSAVFAQMSTLFVVQGMVMDTSIGSFVIPPASMSTLDVISVIVWVLLYDNIVVPVARRFTGEERGFSDLQRMGIGLFISILAMVAAALVEIKRLDIAHAEGLVHEKVAIPLSIMWQAPQYSLIGAAEVFTYVGSLAFFYDQAPNTMRSLCSALSLLTTALGSYLSSLIVTAVTSLTTWGGNAGWIPDNLNEGHLDYYFWLLAGLSCLNLLVYAACAKRYKRYKRIVPF; this is translated from the exons ATGCGCATCCGACGGTTTCTCTCTACTGCGAGAAACAACCGCGGCCGTTGGATTACAACAACTCTCCATGCTGATCTCAGCGGTGCACACGCAGTCCACTTCTGCTGTCTGTTATGCCTCCCGCTAAGAAAATTGTCCCATGTTTCCGTCTTCGGGCGCATCATTCTTTTCTCACTATATAGAGCCTGTGTTTTCCGGGGTTTAAAGAG TCCGCGAACTCTCGACTCGGGAATCTGTGAGGAATTGTCGATGGAACCTGCGGAAGGCGAGCAGACGTCGTCGCTGGAAGAAGACCTCCTCCTGCCCGAG AATGTAAATAACGGACCATACACTGGAGATGGATCTGTGGACATGCAAGGGAACCCCATACCAAAGGATGGCACAGGCAACTGGAAAGCTTGTCCTTTCATTCTAG CGAACGAGTGCTGCGAACGATTAGCCTACTATGGAATATCGACAAATCTTGTCACTTACCTGAAGAAAAAGTTTCATGAGGCGAATGTTTCTGCTGCAAGAAAGGTTACGACTTGGCAAGGAACCTGCTATATGACCCCATTAATTGGTGCAATTTTAGCTGATGCATACTGGGGAAGATACCGGACAATAGCAGTGTTTTCAACAATATATTTTATT GGATTGGCCACGTTGACCCTTTCAGCAACTGTTCCTGCTTTTAAGCCTCCACCCTGTGTAGGATCTGTTTGCCCAAAAGCAAGTGCGGTTCAGTATGCGATTCTGTTCATTGGACTCTACTCTATTGCACTGGGAACTGGTGGAATTAAACCTTGTGTTTCTTCATTTGGAGCTGATCAATTTGATGATACTGATGAAGATGAgggaagaaggaagcaatctttcTTTGACTGGTTTTACTTATCTATTAGCATTGGAGCTCTCATATCCAGCAGCTTTTTAGTTTGGGTGCAAGACACGTGTGGATGGGGCTGGGGCTTTGGAATTCCTACAGTGTTCCTGGGATTAGCCATATGTAGTTTTTCCCTAGGCACCTCACTTTATAGATTCCAAAAACCAGGTGGAAACCctctttcaagaatgtgccaggtGATTGTTGCCTCTTTTCGCAAGCGGAAAGTAGATGTCCCTGATGACAGTTCTCTCCTGCATGAAGTACGGGGAGATGCCCCAGCAATTGAAGGAAATCGACAGCTGAAGCACACAGATGACCTTAA ATTCCTCGACAAGGCTGCTACAACGACAGATCTTGATGGGGAGAACGGTAACTCTATAAATCCATGGAGGTTGTGCACAGTCACTCAGGTGGAAGAATTGAAGATTCTTACGAGGATGCTCCCTGTTTGGGCAACCACCATAGTGTTCTCTGCAGTTTTTGCACAGATGTCTACTCTGTTCGTTGTACAAGGGATGGTTATGGACACGTCCATCGGCTCCTTCGTCATTCCACCTGCATCTATGTCAACCTTAGATGTCATCAGTGTCATTGTATGGGTGCTATTATATGATAATATTGTTGTTCCGGTGGCAAGGAGGTTCACAGGCGAGGAGAGAGGGTTTTCAGACTTGCAAAGGATGGGCATCGGCCTCTTCATATCTATACTAGCAATGGTAGCGGCTGCGCTGGTGGAGATCAAGCGACTGGACATAGCCCATGCTGAGGGTTTAGTGCACGAGAAAGTGGCCATACCATTGAGCATTATGTGGCAGGCACCTCAATATTCTTTGATCGGAGCAGCAGAAGTATTCACATACGTCGGCTCGCTCGCATTTTTCTATGATCAGGCCCCTAATACCATGAGAAGTTTGTGCAGTGCATTATCACTTCTTACGACTGCGCTGGGAAGCTACTTGAGTTCCTTGATCGTGACTGCAGTGACATCGCTGACAACTTGGGGAGGGAACGCGGGATGGATTCCTGATAACTTGAACGAGGGGCACCTCGACTACTACTTCTGGCTTCTTGCGGGGCTGAGCTGTTTGAACCTTTTGGTGTACGCAGCCTGTGCTAAGAGGTACAAGAGGTACAAGAGGATCGTTCCATTTTGA